AAATAATCATGCCGCAAAGATGGCACTCATCACTGGTTTCTATCGCGACGGCTTGTTTTAACATTTTTTCTTGAGAGGTCTCGCCACAGCCAATCAGCCCAATACACAGGGCAAGTAATAGCGTCCATTTCGTCGTTTTTTCTTTCATCATTTCATGCCTCTTATAAGTTTTTTTGTCTAAAAATAATTAATGTAATCCCCAAAGGAATAACTACCCATGCCACCATTGCGCCAAGTAGCGTGCCGGTAGAGAAGCTGCTATTGATTGCCACCGCAAGCACGCCATTCACATCACTGCTGCTCAGTGACGACAAATTGATCAATCGAAACAAGTCCGCGGGGTTAAACATCATTAACTGAACCAAGCCGTGTTGAGTTATCGCGTCACTAGAACCCACCAACAGTCCCAGTAATACGAGGTCGAAAACGAGAACAAAAAACAACCATGTGATCAACGCAATACCTGCTGCTTTCGATTTTTCAGAAACCGATACGCTGATGATATAAGCCAGTGCGACAAAACAAAGCCCTAATAGACTGGAGGTGACAATAAAGAGGGTGAATGAACGACCGACGTCTTGCATATCAGTCGTAATGCTTAGCAATACAGCGGCACTACCGAAACCCAAAATAGTGGCGAGAGTGATAATACTGCCCTGCCCCAGAAACTTCCCTAATAACAGCTGTCCATGGCTTATTGGATAGGTCATTAACAACAGTAATGTGCCCGACTCATGTTCACCAACAAAACTGTCGTAACATAGCAATAAAGCGATCAACGGTATGATAAAAACGGATAGGCTTGAGAGACTCGCAACGGTGGTGGACAACGAAGGTGAACCGATATGACCCGATGCCAGACTTCCATAATAGCTAAGACCGATTGAAAGCAATGAAAAGATAAATGTAATTGATACAAACCATCGATTTCGCAGACTATCTTGAAACTCTTTTAGTGCAACGGCAAAAACTGGATTCATATTGCCCCCTTATTATTCTTATTAATTTCGCCGGCCGCCATTCGTAGATAATACTGGTATATCTGTTCTAGGTTCGCATTCTCTACTTGTATATCATCGAGCGAGTCGTAATCTAATAGTTGTTTTAGCACGTTGACTTTAAGTTCTTGCGGTATGTGTAATTGCGTCGCGTCCACAATAAATTGGCTCAGATTTTCATTCTGTCCTAACGCACCATTGATACCTTGAGTCTTTATAACAACGGGTAAATTCGCTTGCTGCCTTAATTCATCTAACGTCCCTATCGCAATCGACTTTCCGTTGGACAGTATCATAGCGCGGTCGATATGTTGCTCAACACCTGGCAATACATGCGAGCACAAAATAATACTTGCGCCTTCATTTCTAAGTTGGTCAACACTCAAATAGAATTCTTGAGTGGCAATAGGATCAAGCCCGACCGTCGGTTCATCCAGTAGTAGTAGCGTTGGCTTACCCAAAAATGCCTGCGCTAAACCTAGACGTTGTCTCATCCCTTTTGAATAGGTTTTCACCTGCCGATGCATCGCGTTTGATAATCCTACTTTTTCAAGAAGCGGACTAACCTGCCCCTTTGGCACAGATTTTAAACGCGAGAAATAGGTCAGGACCTCATGCCCCGTCAACTGTTCATAAAAACTGACATTCTCTGGTAGATAACCTATCTCTTTCCGGCTATTCCAAGCCTGTTTACTTTTGGGGTCGACACCACATACTTTTATCTGCCCATCACTGGCCGTGATAACACCCAAAATCAATTTCATCATGGTGGTTTTACCGGCACCATTATGGCCAAACAGACCCAATATCTCTCCGCTATTTAGCGTTAAGTTGATACCATCCAATGCCCGAAGGTTTTTGTAATGTTTGCTGACGCTCTCTAGCGTTACAACTGGATAGCTCATGAGTTATTTCCTATTCCATCAGTCGGTTTCTTGATTTCGCTATGCTGTTTTGCTTGCTCCCTAATGTTCATCGGGGACATCAACGGATATGAGTCTCGGACACCCGCTGGTTTTAATACTGGGAACTGTTTCTGAATCCAACGAAGCATGAGCACAGAAGGGCTATCCAACAACACCTTCGCCTCTGGATATTTCCAAACCATCTTGTCTATACCGTCATTCGGCTCAAACGGTGTATCCCCTATCATATTATTGTCTAGATCCCAGCCCAGATAATTGCTCCAAAAATTTCCCACACCATTTTGGCTCCACTCTTGCTGGCGATTGGAAGCATACTTCACTTGCACCGGATTATTTATAAAGCTATTACCGAAAATCTTACCGTTTTCAGAACCCGCGGTTAAATGAATACCAATCTCGGCCGTTTCGATTCGATTGTAGCTAATGGTGTTATAGGCTGAGTTATATATGAATAGTCCTTTGCCTTCTCGCCCCATCACTTTATTTTCCGGTCGAGTCCAGACATTGTTAATCTCGTTGAAACTGATATCGGAATAGGTAATAAAATTCACTAACATACCGTAATCTTCACTGTTACGGCTGCGGTTACCTTGCACAATGAGATGTTTTGAGCTCATCAAGGCGTATCCGGCTCGAGTATTGTAAGCCGTATTTGAAATAACTCGATTACTATAGGAGTACATATAATGTATGCCGTAGCGTAAATCGTGCATAACATTATCTCGAAGTTCACTATCTTGACTGGCAATGATGTATAGGCCATCCCGTGTACCGCTCACCTCGTTACCAATAACTTTGGCAAGTTTCACACCAGAAAGTTGAACGCCATTTCCTCGGTCTGCCGAACGCAACTCGGGGTTGCCTTCAATTTTGTTATTCTCTATCAATATACGACTGGATTTTTGCAACCATATCCCGAATCCATCACCTTTCAATCGGTTATTACTAATCGTGATGTTCTCTTGTTTGGTATCAAGATAGATAGCCGCATTTTGTTCCGTTAGATCACTGCCCCAATTAATGATAGTAAGATTGTCTATTTTGATATTCGATGCATGCAACGTGAGTGCATTACCCAACCCGTTTGCGTCTATAACTGCCCCATCCTGCCCTTTAATTGTAATACCTTTGGTAACAACGAAGCGACCAAAATAGATACCAGGCTGAATGAGTACCGTGTCCCCATCTTGGGTTAAATCGAGTTTTTTCTGTAAATTATCCGAATGGTTTACGGTAATGAGGTTCGCCCAAAGACTGCCACTAAACAAGCTAAACCATATCGCAATGAAGCACGTTCTCTTTTTCAATCGACGAATCCTACACAGATTAAAAATAGGTCACTGTTCGGACTCCCTCAAATGACAATGAAGGAGCCCAACATCAGTTCGTTACTCAACTACTGAGAAACGTATTACGCTTCAACGAGCATGCGTCCGCGCATCTCCATATGAAGTGCATGGCAGAACCAGTTACAGTAATACCAATGAACACCTGGTTTATCGGCTATAAAGGTTATAGAGGCGGTGGCCTGAGGACTGATCTCCATTTGAACACCGTGGTTGGTCATACAGAAGCCATGGCTTACGTCTTCGACCATATCAAGGTTGGTTATGATGACCGTGACTTCATCGCCAAGCTTCACTTTAAACTCGTTCAATCCGAATATCGGAGCAACCGAAATCATGTACACACGAACCTTATTTCCGTCACGAACCACCTTGCTTTCACCAAGTACATTCACGCCATCTTTTTTCGCGATTTCCAATGTCTCTGCAAATATTGGGTCTTCTCTGGTCCAGAGTTTATCGGGCTTCACCTTACTACGGTGTACGATGATACAGTCATGCGGTTCAGCATAGGTTGGGCCGTCATGAACCAGCTTCATTTCATCGCCAGAAATATCGATTAGCTGATCATTCTCTGGATGCAAGGGACCGACAGGTAAAAATCTATCTTTCGAGAATTTACAAAGCGATACGAGCCATTTACCATCCGCATCTCTCGTCTCACCCATGGATGTATGGTTATGACCGGGCTGATAATGCACATCGAGTTTCTGGCGAACGTAATTTACCTTTTCGCCGTTATGCGCTTTGATGGCATCTTCTACGTTCCATTTTGCTATCTGACTATCAAGGAATAACGTTGTATAGGCGTTTCCTCGATTATCAAATGCCGTATGAAGTGGACCCAATCCAAGCTCTGGTTCGGCAACAATGGTATCTCTCGGTTTGATCTTGTCGCTAAATAAGTCGTCTAATTTTGAGATAGCGATAATCGAAACCGTTGGCGATAGTTTACCATTCGCAACAAAATACTTACCGTCCGATGAGGTATTCAATCCATGAGGCGATTTCGGAACCGGTATATAGCGCGTTAATTTTGACCCTTTGCGACCATCAAGAACCGGCACATCGTTACCATTGTACGTTTTAAATTCGCCCGCTTTCAACGCGGCTTCACAGCGTTCTAAACTAAACACCACAACATGATCACGCTCTGCTGAAATCATGTCATTTAGGTTCATCCCCATTTCGGTGTTGTAGCAGGTAGAAGCAAAATATTTACCGTCAAAGTCGGCGTCAGTATTATCCAAGTTACCGTCTACCATGACCTGAAATGCGACAACCATTTCTTCTGCATCAATAACATTAAATAGAGATCGATAGGTGCTGGTGTCTTCCAATGTGGCTTTGCCATCATTATTCATTGGAATCTCAAACTCACTATTACAAATAACATACTTTGTGTAAGGTGCTTTCTGTACGCGCAGCCCGTGGATGGCTTGCACGTTAGGTACGGTAAGCATTTTATCGCACTTCATTACATTACAACGAATACGCGCAACACGGGAGTTAGCTTTATCATTGATGAAGACATATTTCCCGTTATAGCGACCATCCGTCATGCTCATATGCGGATGATGGGAATCACCGACCAGAACGTTAGCACTGTCGCCTTTGATACGTCGACTTTCATTCGTTAACCCCCAGCCTGTTGCGCTGTCTGTGTTGAACACAGGAATTCGCATCAGTTCTCTCATTGAAGGGATACCGAGTATACGTACCTCCCCAGAGTGGCCACCACTCCAGAAACCGTAATACTCGTCTAAATCACCAGGGTGAACCACCGCACTATTCTTTATATCGGCAGCCTGTGCCTTCGCCATTGAAGCAAACATAGCCGCCGTCATTGGGGCAGCCGCGACGCCTAGTCCAATCGCGGCACTTTTGCCAAAAAATTTACGGCGTTCAGTATCAACAGGGGAGCCATCGACGGGGGCATTATCATTAACCTGATCGATTTTATCTTCACTCATGGTAAGTCTCCATTCATTTCATGTAAGGTATTAACACTTAAATATCATGAACCACAACGACAGCTTGCTGATGTGATTCCTATTATTGTTATATCTCTTTTACTAAGATTTCAGAGGAACTACGTTTCCTTTTTTTGTAAGCTATTTTTTTCAATGGCGGACATTTTTGGTCGTTCGAATAGGTAATTTGACAATCCAAACAGTAATGGCATTCACGCATGTTGATCACACCATCAGGCTGAATGGCTTGAATTTCACACTCTTTAGCACAGATATGACATGGTGTTCCACAATCAGGACGGCGTTTAAGCCAGTCGAATAAACGTACACTGTTTGATACTGACAACGCTGCGCCAAGTGGGCACAAATAACGGCAGAAGGTTTTACGATTAAACAAATTGACGAATAGGATAAGCACGGCCCACAACACGAACGGCCACTCTCTATCGAATTTCAGTAAAAAGGTGGTTTTAAAGGGTTCTATCTCTGCGAACTGTTCCGCCAGCGCGATAGAATCCAGAGACAAGGCAAACAAACCGAGTAAAATCAGATACTTTATCGCCCATAACCGCTCATGCACGGCCCACGGAAGTTCAACCTGTGGAATCTTAACGTACCGAGCAAACTGATTGATCAGCTCTTGCAATGCACCAAAGGGACACAGCCAACCACAATATACGGCTCTTCCCCACAGCAAGATGGTGACCGCGGCGGCCGACCACAAGATAAAAATCACAGGGTCAAGTAAGAAAAGATCCCAAGAAAAATCTTTCAAGAAAGCGTGAAGAAAGGTAAATACATTCACTACGGATAACTGCCCCCCCCATTGCCAACCAATAAACACCACGGTAATGGCGAGAAAACCGTGACGTAAGCGGTGCATAAATGTGGGATGCTTAACCAGTATATCTTGAAAAAATAGGATAAGTATAAGCACCACTATCAAGATGGAAAGCAACACGACGGTCACCTGTTTCTCTTGCCACACTTGTTGTGTCAAGGTCAACTCAGGTGGTGGTATGATCGCCGGTGGCGTATCTACGTACTGCTCTAACGTATCGTAACTGCCTTTAAAACTGGTGAATACACTGTCAATGGGTCCTGTCTGTCTGCGAACCAACAGTGCCACCTGCCAACTTGCACCAGGATCAAATTCAAAATGGGCTTGAACCTTAAAGACCGACATCTCTCTAAAGCGAGGGGCACCTTCGCTGTACAGATCGGTAATACGAGTATGATCTAAATCGCGAAAAGAAATTTCGTCGTCATTTTGTTGAACCTGAATTCGGTCAAAGATCCCACCTCTAACATAGCCAGAACCTTTGTAAGAGTATCCGTTGCCGAATACCGCGATAAGGTGCTCGCCTTCTTTCAAGTCTTTCGTTAACCACAGGTATTCGGATTCTCCGAACAAGTTTTTGCCAATAGTCGGAATGTCAGCTATTGCATAATAGAGTTCCGCGAACATCTCATCTTTCTTACTGTCCGCAACCGTATCAACGTCTGCACCTAATGTTCCCTCAAAAGCTTGTTGCACCGACTTATTATCTAAAAATAGCTTTCTAATCGAGCCATCACCCGTGAGTTCCAACCAATTTTTTTGGCTGTATACGTCCTGCTTGATCGTCGATTTAGGCTGGATAATGCCTCTCGATGCTTTGATGATCCCTAACGATTCTGCGGCTTTTGTGGCGGCTTTAGTGATTGCCACGTTCATTACCATTACCGTCACTGTGGCACCAGACAACCCATCAATAGGTATATAATTTTGGTTTGGTTTACCCCCGACCTTAATACGATCCTTTACCGACAACCCCACATACTGGTCGCTAAAATCCCACAGTTTTTTCTCGGGTATGCCCGCCAGAATTATCGGTTCATGATGCTCGAGTACTTTAGATGCCAGATATTGACCTTCAGGGTCGATGATAACCAGCATATTAACAGGCTCACCTGAATAGGCGGGGATCCGAGCGATATCATTGGTTTCGAATGCATAACCGAGCACCTCGTCACCATTCTTGATGGTACGTAATAACAACTCGCCTTCTTTCTCCGAGATGGAAGTATACTGAGGCAAGGCTTCTTGTATAAGTGGTATAGGGTCTTTCGCTGGGCTCACAAAAAGCGCATGCGCAGAATACGAAAAAAGCACATTAAACAGAACGAACAGTAAACCAAAGGAAGACATTAACGTAGTGAAGGCGTTTCTCATTCTTTTGCTCCGGGCAAAATCAACGCTGGTTGATCATTGTTCATACATTTACTCATAGTCATATTTTACCAAACGCCATGTTGCATGGTTGTAACACATGTAATGATAGTGTGGATAATATGTAAAGGGCAAGGCGGTAGCGCTCATAATAGGAGCTACCCACGTTAGAAAGATAATTTCTATTCAATTGATGTGAAAGACCTCTATGTTACCGTCATCGGATTCAAAAACTTGTACTAATAATGATTTATATCAATAAACGTCACGCCAATTTAAGTCTTAGCCAATACGACCTCTGCCCACTGTTCCGTCACTTGCATTGAAACGGTAGCATCATTGACGGGCGGTTAATCGACAGTTCACTTCTAAAGACTGACGTTCATCGCTTTGATTTAGGTACTATATATGATGTTCAACGTTTCTGTAGCCCAAGCATTGGTGACTTATTAAACATCTAATGAATGAATGTTGGCATTTCTTGCTAAGTGTCCGTATTTACGAGGACATACAGCTCTAAAAAGTCGTAAAACGGTAATCTATTCCTTTCGTTATCTACACAAAAAACATGACCAAGATGGTTGGTCATGTTTTATCCCAAAAGTGTATGTCCCATCAGTTCTTGCTAGCTTCCAGATAAAATACCGATTACGGGACATTTATCATTATCTGTTAGGCCGCACTTTCATTTGGCAGGAAATGTGTGGTGCAAATTTTATTTCCATCAGGGTCACGTAAGTAAGCTAAATATAATCTACGCACTGCTGTACTGCGAACACCTGGTGGCTCCTCTATTGCGGTCCCCCCATTTTCTATACCAATACGATGCCATTTATTGACGACCTCAGGGCTGTCCGCTAAGAAACCTATTGTCATACCGTTCCCATGACTTGCATCTTCTCCATCAATTGGTTTAGTTAATCCAAGCACACCTGATGGGCTGAGATACATACAGCGCCCTTTTTCATCCATTATACCTTCGCTGTAACCAAGAACTTTCATTATGGCATCGTAGAATTTTTTTGAACGAGCTACATCATTCGTACCGATCATCATATGACTAAACATACACTTCCTTTTAGTTGCTTTGAAATTACTGATTCAATTTAGAATTTTCATCTATCGATGTCTAGAAGTAATACGTTCTTAACACTAACACTCATTAAGTTCGTAGGCGAAAGCCGTCTTTTTCGCTGCTATGATATCGGCTTTATCAATTCAGGAGTAATAAACACCTTGATATCATCCGGCCCCGCATAATAGGGAGCAGAGGTAATAA
This portion of the Vibrio sp. VB16 genome encodes:
- a CDS encoding ABC transporter permease, with translation MNPVFAVALKEFQDSLRNRWFVSITFIFSLLSIGLSYYGSLASGHIGSPSLSTTVASLSSLSVFIIPLIALLLCYDSFVGEHESGTLLLLMTYPISHGQLLLGKFLGQGSIITLATILGFGSAAVLLSITTDMQDVGRSFTLFIVTSSLLGLCFVALAYIISVSVSEKSKAAGIALITWLFFVLVFDLVLLGLLVGSSDAITQHGLVQLMMFNPADLFRLINLSSLSSSDVNGVLAVAINSSFSTGTLLGAMVAWVVIPLGITLIIFRQKNL
- a CDS encoding ABC transporter ATP-binding protein, with protein sequence MSYPVVTLESVSKHYKNLRALDGINLTLNSGEILGLFGHNGAGKTTMMKLILGVITASDGQIKVCGVDPKSKQAWNSRKEIGYLPENVSFYEQLTGHEVLTYFSRLKSVPKGQVSPLLEKVGLSNAMHRQVKTYSKGMRQRLGLAQAFLGKPTLLLLDEPTVGLDPIATQEFYLSVDQLRNEGASIILCSHVLPGVEQHIDRAMILSNGKSIAIGTLDELRQQANLPVVIKTQGINGALGQNENLSQFIVDATQLHIPQELKVNVLKQLLDYDSLDDIQVENANLEQIYQYYLRMAAGEINKNNKGAI
- a CDS encoding nitrous oxide reductase family maturation protein NosD is translated as MKKRTCFIAIWFSLFSGSLWANLITVNHSDNLQKKLDLTQDGDTVLIQPGIYFGRFVVTKGITIKGQDGAVIDANGLGNALTLHASNIKIDNLTIINWGSDLTEQNAAIYLDTKQENITISNNRLKGDGFGIWLQKSSRILIENNKIEGNPELRSADRGNGVQLSGVKLAKVIGNEVSGTRDGLYIIASQDSELRDNVMHDLRYGIHYMYSYSNRVISNTAYNTRAGYALMSSKHLIVQGNRSRNSEDYGMLVNFITYSDISFNEINNVWTRPENKVMGREGKGLFIYNSAYNTISYNRIETAEIGIHLTAGSENGKIFGNSFINNPVQVKYASNRQQEWSQNGVGNFWSNYLGWDLDNNMIGDTPFEPNDGIDKMVWKYPEAKVLLDSPSVLMLRWIQKQFPVLKPAGVRDSYPLMSPMNIREQAKQHSEIKKPTDGIGNNS
- the nosZ gene encoding TAT-dependent nitrous-oxide reductase, giving the protein MSEDKIDQVNDNAPVDGSPVDTERRKFFGKSAAIGLGVAAAPMTAAMFASMAKAQAADIKNSAVVHPGDLDEYYGFWSGGHSGEVRILGIPSMRELMRIPVFNTDSATGWGLTNESRRIKGDSANVLVGDSHHPHMSMTDGRYNGKYVFINDKANSRVARIRCNVMKCDKMLTVPNVQAIHGLRVQKAPYTKYVICNSEFEIPMNNDGKATLEDTSTYRSLFNVIDAEEMVVAFQVMVDGNLDNTDADFDGKYFASTCYNTEMGMNLNDMISAERDHVVVFSLERCEAALKAGEFKTYNGNDVPVLDGRKGSKLTRYIPVPKSPHGLNTSSDGKYFVANGKLSPTVSIIAISKLDDLFSDKIKPRDTIVAEPELGLGPLHTAFDNRGNAYTTLFLDSQIAKWNVEDAIKAHNGEKVNYVRQKLDVHYQPGHNHTSMGETRDADGKWLVSLCKFSKDRFLPVGPLHPENDQLIDISGDEMKLVHDGPTYAEPHDCIIVHRSKVKPDKLWTREDPIFAETLEIAKKDGVNVLGESKVVRDGNKVRVYMISVAPIFGLNEFKVKLGDEVTVIITNLDMVEDVSHGFCMTNHGVQMEISPQATASITFIADKPGVHWYYCNWFCHALHMEMRGRMLVEA
- the nosR gene encoding transcriptional regulator NosR, translating into MRNAFTTLMSSFGLLFVLFNVLFSYSAHALFVSPAKDPIPLIQEALPQYTSISEKEGELLLRTIKNGDEVLGYAFETNDIARIPAYSGEPVNMLVIIDPEGQYLASKVLEHHEPIILAGIPEKKLWDFSDQYVGLSVKDRIKVGGKPNQNYIPIDGLSGATVTVMVMNVAITKAATKAAESLGIIKASRGIIQPKSTIKQDVYSQKNWLELTGDGSIRKLFLDNKSVQQAFEGTLGADVDTVADSKKDEMFAELYYAIADIPTIGKNLFGESEYLWLTKDLKEGEHLIAVFGNGYSYKGSGYVRGGIFDRIQVQQNDDEISFRDLDHTRITDLYSEGAPRFREMSVFKVQAHFEFDPGASWQVALLVRRQTGPIDSVFTSFKGSYDTLEQYVDTPPAIIPPPELTLTQQVWQEKQVTVVLLSILIVVLILILFFQDILVKHPTFMHRLRHGFLAITVVFIGWQWGGQLSVVNVFTFLHAFLKDFSWDLFLLDPVIFILWSAAAVTILLWGRAVYCGWLCPFGALQELINQFARYVKIPQVELPWAVHERLWAIKYLILLGLFALSLDSIALAEQFAEIEPFKTTFLLKFDREWPFVLWAVLILFVNLFNRKTFCRYLCPLGAALSVSNSVRLFDWLKRRPDCGTPCHICAKECEIQAIQPDGVINMRECHYCLDCQITYSNDQKCPPLKKIAYKKRKRSSSEILVKEI
- a CDS encoding VOC family protein, whose translation is MFSHMMIGTNDVARSKKFYDAIMKVLGYSEGIMDEKGRCMYLSPSGVLGLTKPIDGEDASHGNGMTIGFLADSPEVVNKWHRIGIENGGTAIEEPPGVRSTAVRRLYLAYLRDPDGNKICTTHFLPNESAA